Proteins encoded by one window of Pempheris klunzingeri isolate RE-2024b chromosome 14, fPemKlu1.hap1, whole genome shotgun sequence:
- the aspa gene encoding aspartoacylase: MSSYSNCARVGEVRRVAIFGGTHGNEMSGVTLVNLWVKNSAEIQRKGVETRPFITNPKAVEKCTRYVDTDLNRAFSPENLSAPGGDDLPYEVQRAQEINRIFGPKGSPEAYDVIFDLHNTTSNMGCTLILESSKDNFNLQMMNYIKKAIAPASCLVLLNEHPLLKYSTSRSVAKHPVGLEVGPQPQGVLRSNIFEAMRVILKHALDFIEMFNEGMEFPPCTVEVFRVLERIDYPRDANGNIIAMVHPNLQDCDWEPLNPGDPMFQTFDGKTIRYQGSGTVYPTFINEAAYYEKQQAFVTTRRETLVASATRKA; encoded by the exons ATGTCTTCTTACAGCAACTGTGCGCGTGTTGGCGAGGTCAGGAGAGTGGCTATTTTCGGGGGGACGCACGGGAACGAGATGTCAGGCGTGACGCTCGTCAACCTGTGGGTGAAGAACAGCGCCGAGATCCAGAGGAAAGGGGTCGAGACCAGACCCTTCATCACCAACCCGAAGGCTGTGGAGAAGTGCACCAGATATGTGGACACGGACCTGAACCGCGCCTTCAGCCCGGAGAACCTCAG TGCCCCAGGAGGAGATGATCTGCCCTACGAGGTGCAGAGAGCCCAGGAGATCAACAGGATATTTGGACCCAAAGGAAGCCCGGAGGCCTACGATGTCATCTTTGACCTCCACAACACAACGTCCAACATGGGCTGCACTCTGATCCTGGAGAGCTCCAAAGACAACTTCAACCTGCAGATGATGAACTACATCAAG AAAGCCATCGCTCCAGCCAGCTGCCTCGTTCTGCTGAACGAACATCCTCTTTTGAAATATTCCACTTCACGCTCTGTTGCCAAGCACCCTGTAG GCCTGGAAGTGGGTCCTCAGCCTCAAGGTGTCTTGAGGAGTAACATCTTTGAAGCCATGAGGGTAATACTGAAACATGCCCTGGACTTCATCGAAATGTTTAACGAAG GCATGGAGTTCCCTCCTTGCACAGTAGAAGTTTTCCGGGTCTTGGAGAGGATCGATTACCCCAGAGATGCCAATGGAAACATCATTGCCATGGTGCACCCCAATCTGCAG GACTGTGACTGGGAACCGCTGAACCCCGGTGACCCTATGTTCCAAACATTTGATGGGAAGACCATCCGGTACCAAGGCTCAGGCACCGTCTATCCCACTTTTATTAATGAGGCAGCCTAttatgaaaaacaacaggcatTTGTAACCACCAGGCGAGAAACCTTGGTCGCAAGTGCCACCAGAAAAGCATGA